The following proteins come from a genomic window of Brevibacillus antibioticus:
- a CDS encoding ABC transporter permease, whose translation MTFRQFACNNVVRNKRTYAAFFMSSVFSVLIFFVYAMFIFHPEIIGQEIHESVATGMMAAEYVIFLFSFFFLFYCVGAFLKKREKEFGILFIQGMTPLQRNTLIFMENMLIGIVSIAIGIGLGLVLAKLFFQFAGFLLDVKALGFYFPWKAIGLTVVAFLILYAAISLFTVLVLRSRSLLDLLQGSGRPKREPRASIVLSLVAVALLGMSYALALTADGVNVLVLMLPVIALTTVGTYLLFTQLSVIFIDFLKKRRAFYWKRTNLLTLSDLAYRMKDNARMFFLVSIVSTVAFCAIGTLAALAGSIQITVVKINPFAFEYQSKQSDVERAQHLSLIETSLQQGGFSFEKYQVSMRILPERVNEEMIGVVKLSDYNRLAVASHSPELQMTNDEAFVMLNWIGDSVTSKTLQVGNTQLAVKTDTNLTPLINGIEFNRLAVVPNQVYDQLPEMKEEQRFVYEVPRWKETQDLSLKLQEDMSHFEDNYSFSARAPYYHSMKQMANMGLFIGLFVGVLFFVAAASFLYFRLYTDLEYDKRHYGALSKIGLTDAELTRIVTTQVALLFFVPIVVAIIHSMVAFVSLQSLLKLILVASVVKPTAIVLCSFVVVQGVYFWIIRNRYLFHLKQSMNR comes from the coding sequence ATGACCTTTCGACAATTCGCGTGTAATAACGTTGTACGAAATAAACGGACGTACGCTGCGTTTTTCATGAGTAGCGTTTTTTCTGTCTTAATCTTTTTCGTCTATGCGATGTTCATTTTTCATCCAGAAATTATCGGGCAGGAAATTCATGAATCCGTAGCCACTGGGATGATGGCGGCTGAGTACGTCATTTTTCTGTTCTCCTTCTTTTTTCTCTTTTATTGTGTCGGTGCTTTCCTGAAAAAGAGGGAGAAGGAGTTCGGCATCCTTTTTATCCAGGGCATGACACCGTTACAGCGGAACACGCTGATTTTTATGGAAAACATGCTGATTGGCATTGTCTCGATTGCCATCGGGATTGGGCTGGGGCTGGTTCTCGCCAAGCTGTTTTTCCAATTTGCCGGATTTTTGCTGGATGTAAAAGCACTCGGGTTTTACTTCCCGTGGAAAGCGATCGGTTTGACAGTGGTGGCGTTTCTCATCTTGTATGCAGCTATTTCGCTGTTTACCGTCCTCGTGCTGCGAAGCCGCAGTCTGTTGGATCTGTTGCAAGGAAGCGGTCGGCCTAAGCGTGAGCCGAGGGCATCGATAGTGCTGTCTCTGGTCGCGGTAGCTTTGTTGGGAATGAGCTATGCCTTAGCTCTCACTGCTGACGGCGTGAATGTGCTCGTGCTGATGCTTCCGGTCATTGCGCTAACGACTGTAGGAACGTACCTGTTGTTTACTCAGCTGAGCGTCATCTTCATCGATTTTCTAAAAAAGCGGCGAGCTTTCTATTGGAAACGTACGAATCTCCTGACGCTCTCTGATCTGGCCTATCGGATGAAGGATAATGCCCGGATGTTCTTTTTGGTCAGCATCGTCTCTACCGTTGCTTTTTGTGCGATTGGCACGCTGGCAGCGTTGGCTGGGTCGATTCAGATTACGGTAGTGAAAATTAATCCGTTTGCGTTTGAATACCAGTCTAAACAAAGTGATGTGGAGAGGGCTCAGCATCTGTCGTTAATTGAAACGAGCTTGCAGCAGGGTGGCTTCTCCTTCGAAAAATATCAAGTGTCCATGCGGATTTTGCCAGAACGGGTCAATGAAGAAATGATCGGGGTTGTGAAGCTGTCCGACTATAACCGGCTGGCGGTAGCGTCTCATTCGCCGGAGCTCCAAATGACGAATGACGAGGCGTTCGTCATGCTCAACTGGATTGGCGATTCGGTAACGAGCAAGACTCTTCAGGTGGGCAATACACAGCTCGCAGTCAAAACAGACACGAATTTGACTCCGTTGATCAATGGCATTGAATTTAATCGATTGGCTGTCGTGCCGAATCAGGTGTACGACCAGCTTCCGGAAATGAAGGAAGAACAGCGCTTTGTATACGAGGTGCCAAGATGGAAGGAAACCCAGGATCTTAGTCTTAAGCTACAGGAAGATATGAGTCATTTCGAAGATAATTATTCGTTTTCAGCTCGTGCACCCTACTACCACAGCATGAAACAGATGGCGAACATGGGACTCTTTATCGGGTTGTTTGTGGGCGTGTTGTTCTTTGTAGCCGCAGCAAGCTTTCTTTACTTCCGTTTGTACACGGATCTGGAATACGACAAGCGGCATTACGGAGCGCTTTCCAAGATTGGACTCACGGATGCGGAGCTGACGCGGATCGTCACGACTCAGGTTGCCCTGCTGTTCTTCGTGCCGATTGTGGTGGCCATTATTCACAGCATGGTGGCGTTCGTGTCCTTGCAAAGCTTGTTGAAGCTGATTCTTGTCGCGTCTGTGGTCAAGCCGACTGCGATTGTGTTATGCAGCTTCGTCGTTGTTCAAGGTGTGTATTTCTGGATCATTCGAAACCGTTACTTGTTCCATTTAAAGCAATCAATGAATCGCTAG
- a CDS encoding ABC transporter ATP-binding protein produces MEMLAVNSLSKIYGGKVTYRALTDIDFSIRKGEFVGIMGPSGSGKTTLLNMISTIDTPTSGAVLLNGTNPHHLKKDKLALFRRRELGFVFQDFNLLDTLTIGENIVLPLTLDNEKVSVMEEKLQSVAEKLGIQDILEKRTFEVSGGQRQRTAIARAIIHSPSLLLADEPTGNLDSKSSRNVMETLEAINKRDNTTMMMVTHDALAASYCHRVIFIKDGQLHNEMYRGESRQVFFQKIIDSLSFLGGNTYDLSTIRV; encoded by the coding sequence ATGGAAATGCTTGCTGTAAATAGCTTGAGTAAAATATACGGGGGCAAGGTAACCTACCGCGCGCTGACCGATATCGATTTTTCGATTCGCAAGGGCGAATTCGTCGGTATTATGGGCCCCTCAGGCAGTGGCAAGACTACGCTATTAAACATGATTTCCACCATTGATACACCAACCTCTGGTGCGGTTCTTTTGAACGGTACGAATCCGCATCATTTAAAAAAAGATAAACTGGCTCTGTTTCGTCGCCGTGAGCTCGGCTTTGTATTTCAAGATTTTAACCTCTTGGACACGTTGACGATTGGGGAAAATATCGTGTTGCCGCTGACGCTGGACAATGAGAAAGTATCGGTCATGGAAGAAAAGCTACAAAGTGTAGCGGAGAAGCTAGGGATTCAGGACATATTGGAAAAGCGGACCTTTGAGGTATCTGGGGGGCAACGCCAACGGACGGCAATTGCCAGGGCAATCATTCATTCCCCGTCGCTTTTACTCGCTGACGAGCCGACAGGAAATCTCGACTCCAAGTCTTCGCGCAATGTGATGGAGACACTGGAAGCGATCAATAAGAGAGACAATACCACCATGATGATGGTGACGCATGATGCTTTGGCGGCCAGCTATTGCCATCGGGTGATTTTTATTAAAGACGGGCAGCTCCATAACGAGATGTATCGTGGTGAGAGTCGACAGGTATTCTTCCAGAAAATTATTGACTCGTTGTCATTTTTGGGAGGGAACACCTATGACCTTTCGACAATTCGCGTGTAA
- a CDS encoding sensor histidine kinase gives MKLFLRDQWPFAAFFLVQLILLIMIFAMDGYWNESLMIYVMFLSVFFAGAFLAIRYLSHRTIYQRLSKPVETLEELTQTYGNSPLCRAMDDISQEQYRLYKEQLHAYENKQRDHTTFIQQWVHQMKTPISVIHLLLQNEDDPTAESVREEVDRIKRGLETVLYIARLDRFEQDFLIEPVTLRSLVQNVLAENKRLFIRNQVYPEVKVDDNWRVESDDKWLAFVLNQLLTNAVRYSAGKSNKVTIRAYERGAHAILEVQDYGIGIPAEDIRRVFKPYFTGENGRKYPESTGMGLYLVKEICGRLHHGVEMESEVGEGTTVRIVLSAVVPTLQESKIAES, from the coding sequence ATGAAGCTGTTCCTTCGAGATCAATGGCCATTTGCAGCGTTTTTTCTCGTCCAATTGATCTTATTGATTATGATTTTTGCGATGGATGGGTACTGGAATGAATCATTGATGATCTATGTCATGTTTTTATCTGTATTTTTCGCGGGGGCTTTTCTCGCCATCCGTTATTTGTCTCATCGCACAATCTATCAGCGACTGAGCAAGCCGGTAGAGACATTAGAGGAACTGACCCAGACATATGGGAATTCACCGTTGTGCCGCGCGATGGATGACATCAGTCAGGAGCAGTATCGACTCTATAAAGAACAGCTTCATGCCTATGAAAACAAGCAACGGGACCATACGACGTTTATTCAGCAGTGGGTCCATCAGATGAAGACGCCGATTTCAGTTATTCATCTGTTGCTGCAAAATGAAGACGATCCAACCGCCGAGAGCGTCCGTGAAGAAGTGGATCGGATCAAGCGTGGACTGGAAACGGTTTTGTACATAGCTCGCCTCGACCGGTTTGAACAAGACTTCCTGATTGAGCCCGTAACCCTGCGTTCCTTGGTGCAAAATGTGTTGGCTGAAAACAAGCGGCTGTTTATTCGCAACCAAGTGTATCCTGAGGTAAAAGTGGATGACAATTGGCGAGTGGAATCGGACGATAAGTGGCTTGCTTTTGTCCTCAACCAATTGTTGACGAATGCCGTTCGTTATTCAGCAGGGAAAAGCAATAAGGTCACCATTCGTGCGTATGAACGCGGAGCACATGCCATACTGGAAGTGCAGGATTATGGAATCGGGATCCCTGCCGAAGATATTCGTCGCGTGTTCAAGCCGTATTTTACGGGAGAAAACGGGCGTAAATATCCTGAGTCCACCGGGATGGGGCTGTACTTGGTGAAGGAAATTTGCGGGCGGCTCCATCATGGGGTGGAAATGGAATCAGAAGTGGGCGAGGGGACAACCGTACGTATCGTGTTGTCTGCAGTCGTACCAACCTTACAAGAAAGTAAGATAGCTGAAAGTTAA